The Numida meleagris isolate 19003 breed g44 Domestic line chromosome 18, NumMel1.0, whole genome shotgun sequence genome segment TGAGGAGCATTAAGAGCAGTGGAATAAGATCACTGCCTTTTCTTAAATTTGCTCTCATAAAAGttggaagatgagaaaaagtgaacaaaaaccCAGCATCAGGTGCAGACAAGCAGGCTGGCACTGGCCAAGCTGGTACAGAGTGTGCAACACAGAGAGCGTGATACAGTGCTGCGCTGAAAATGATCTATTTGCCACGGAGTACCTTGGGATAATTGAATGCTCTCTAATGAGGGTGCAGGATGTGTTAATCATTCCACTTCAGCTCTCTTGGCAGGAATCTGACAGTTGCTTACAGCATTGCAGGCATGGATACTTACGTTTTTATTGCCACTGCCCATGCGACCGGCAGATTTTATTACTGTACTGTTCTTCCTGATATTCTGAATGGAGAAGCAAATTACTCTGCTGTTTTCATCCGCTCTGCTGGGATaaacttttgcaaaaaaaagtttgtacaataaatttttattttctctctctctttttttaagcattctctcacttttctctgcttttccatttaGGCTCTATTTAGTCTGGTTAACCAGAAGGTTGAAAACTCTAGGAAGATCTGTCCTTTGAGGAAGCTGTGGCTGGATTAGCCATGTATATCTTCACCAAAGGGACAAAATGAGCTATTGGAAGAATTAATTAAATCCTACATAGCTTACTGTGTgcactctttttcctttgtaaatagATTTACCTGTCAGAGTTGTTTCTGTGTATGCTTTTACCACACGGCCATTTTACGAACCCCTGTGCATTCCCCCGCATTACTGAAACAAGCCACTAGGTTTCACCAAACCGACATCTCCATCCCAAAGCTGGATCTGCTACTGAGGTCATTTGGGTCTTGCTGAGAAACTGTCAGGcgtgttttttctttttaacggTCTTCTCATGAGGCATTTATGAATCACGAGCTATGACTTATCTGTTGCCCTACCATCTTTTCTCTGTTGCAATCTCAAAATATTCCTACGGCTGCAAGAGAAATTGCACTGACTTCTTCAGTGGGTTCCCATGCAGCAggaacatttgcattttatgaGCTTTAatagctgtttttaaaataaatcaatcttGTACCATAACTTCTGTATTCGTATCTGTGGGATCATAAACCTTCACATCCCGTTTATGCTCTGGCACTGTGATAGTAACAATCAGGACAATAGAAACCCgtttcagtgtgtttttttatGTGTGACACCAGAATCCCTTTTTTGCACTGCTTCATAAGACACTGTGTTGTCTGCCACTcaaattgctttaaaatcatTGAAGTAGAAGGAGCTGTAGCAATTTTTCTGCTTATAACCTGCTTCAGAGTCTGTATCTAACTGTCATAATACCCAGTTCCCCAAAATGGTTTAGTTCCGTCAGTGATTTGGGGCACTGAAATTCCCTGAGGTTAATAGTGAGTCCTCCCCTTTGCTTATTCATGTTTGAAATGAAGTGCTGCACAAAAACctgagctgccagctgcagtgAGTTTCACTGAACAGGACAGGGAAGCCTTCGGCACCTTGGTGGCTGACCGCGTGTCTTCCTCCTTTGTTAAGCAGCATCTTTCCTTTACTTAGGCAgactgctgttttccttttaggtTTATTTCTAGGTTCAACAGGAACTGCTGGAttccacagaacaaaaaattgtgttttactGCATGTAAGGAAGCATTTCAGGTAATGTGTACAACAAAGTCAAATGATTCTCGGTTTTCAAAGATATAGCTTTCTTGATAGAAAATGATTATGATTTACTCAAACCTTAATCTCAACATCAGCACAATCAACAAAGTGTAaaacttctgtctttctctctcatAAATTCCTCATAACCACATATATCTGTAAACTAATCAAGATACTTTTCTCACATGCTGGGAACAATAACCAGTCTCAGTAACCTGGGAAGTGAATGGGTGTTATCATGACGGTAATTTTAGTAGAGGGAAAGTAATATATTTGTCTATGAGATTTCCTTCacataataaaaagaaaaggcgTTGGGAAATTTAACTACATGAAAGCAGGTTATAAGGAAACAAATGCCATAGGTAATAAAATGATGTCAGTTCTTtgatacttttaaaattcaaaccGTGTTTGAGTATTGGATGTCTGAATCATTTCAGAAGATCTAAGTGAAAGattagaaaataatctgaatttaTCACAATCTTTGAAAACCTTATACCCTTTATAACTTTAAATGCAAATTGCATTCGAtactcagaaggaaaataatctcCCAGAGGCATTTCAATTAATTTCTGTAGTTAATTACACtcataattttacatttttgacTAATTATAATCAGGTTTTATGGACgtatattgatttatttttgatgttaaaagcctgaaaacacatttaaacTTCATACTGAAAACAGCGTGTTCTCGTTCTCAGCAGTTGGTTTGTGTGAGTTGTGTCTGTGTTGTCCATGGTGATGGGCATTGGCACACGTGGCCCCAAAGTGCTGCCAAGTGGAAGTGCTCTGGAAATGTCCCCTGTGTGTACTGGGGCCATCCATTCCCGCCCAGCCCAAAGCAGTGCTAATTGGAGGAAATCCTCTTGCAGCTTGTTGTTTGTTATCCCGTTTCTGCCACCCTGGGCTTACAATACCTGGAGCAAGGTGGAGAAGACGCGATGGTTTTGTTGTCTGAGGGGACGGACCGGGTCCTCCCGGGGCCGCTCCTCAGCCtgactggaagggaccctcagAAAATGGCCGCCAGGAGTAGGTGGGAGCTGTGGGCGCAGCTACCTTGCCCACCACCTGGCCATCCTGAGGAGAcgtttcctttatttttctctccctctgcacttttttcttctgctacaCTTacaagcagcagggcagccccgGCTTTTGGTCCCAATTCTGGCAACAGTggatgctgcagcccagcactaCCACACTGCCATGCCCgcccctcagccccagcctggcAGCGCCTTCCACAGCCTGTGCGCAGCAAAGCATTGAGTCTGCACAGGCACATGGGGCAAAAATGCTGACAGGAGCAGGCTCCACAAAGACATACCGGGCTCAGCGCTGCCCGAGGGTCCGGCTCTCCTCAACCCTGTTCCCAGAAGGACATcttgcttctctctgcttcttcctcGCCGCTCCCTTCTTCATGCTGGAACAGCCACAGCGACTCTCACCTCTTTTCAAGCAGCAATTTAGAAGTGTGGTAGAAGAGCAAGGGGATTTTCAGATCCTCCTTGTGCCGGTTAGTGCGTGCCCCCTCCCCCTGCGGGGCCGCGCACTGTGTGGGAGCAGCTCCCCGGCCGGCATGGCGGGAAGCGGCAGCTCGGTGCTTCCTCACACGGACCCCCTCAGAGCAGCTCAGGtggagctttttttttggcttttcctCAAATACACATAATTTGCTCCACCGTGAATCTTTCCTCACAGCTGCCTCTGGCTTCTCAGTACTGAAACGTCATTAAGCACCATGTCCTTGGGAGTGTTTGGTGGAAGAAAATCACCAGGTGTGCCCTTAGCTCTGTCTGAGCAGAAATTTGTGTCTTCAGGAGCAACACTTCAGCACAGAGCGTTCTCCCCTGAGCAAGGTATGGTGGTAGGAAATGGGCCTCCGGATCTGAGGTGTTTTACCTTACACCTCATACTGATACATGTATCAGTTTAAAACTGGCCTGGGAAATTAGTTAAGctgctttgtgggtttttttgttttgttttgtttgtgggtAAGATATGGAGGAAAGTTTTACGTGGGTTTTATGTGGTAGTGCAAAGTCTGCTGAACAGAAGAGCtactgctgtgctggcaggcGCTGCCTGCCCTAGGGAGGCCACGTCTCCGTGGGCAAAAAGCTGGGCTGTTAGTTCTGCAGTGCACAGAAAAGTGCATTCTGAGCTGGCGTTTGTCAGCAGGAGGAGGTGACACTACAAAAACTGACAGATTTTGAATAATGAACGTATGTTTCTTGTGAGTAATGGGTAGACATCCTTGtctctttctgcttcctgaGAAAATGCTTTGCTGCAAACACACGCTGTTGGGATTCTTTGTCAGTGGCATCCATCTCCCTGCTGGTTGTCAGCTGCTAGAGGGTGTGAAGCTGGGCCTGTTTTCGTAGGGCATATCTGTTTCTCCATCTCCCAGCCCCCAAAAGCTTGCACTCAGATCAGTCTGATCCAAAACTGGAGAAGGAGCACTTTGGGcttttagaaatggaaaagatctGCTGAAGTGTGCTGCGTTCCTAGCTGCTGTTCAGCCTGATGGTGAATTGGCTCTTTCCTGGCAGCCATCACAGGCAAACCCTAGGCTCAAATCCTAGTGTCTCTAAAGGACAGAGTTCTTATAAGCTATTTCCAGTCTTATGGTAATCTCCCAAACTCTTTTGTGAGAGAAGTTTGCAGTTTTGAACTTGCTCAATTCATATGCTGgtttctgaaattcaaatgGTAGTCTCAACTGGCAAAGCCACTGCTTGTCTGTATTGCTTTAAACTTGAAATACACTACTCCAGAGAATTTTAGTTCCCaatgctgtttcattttctattaGTTTATGTGACTAAACTTTGGGATATAAGCGGTCTTTAACTCTGGTTCCAGCATATGTGAAATGTATTAGCAAAGTTTTGTGTTAACCTCTCTCTGAGTAGGAAAATACTactatttcttgtttttttttttttttttctaagtatcTGTATTCCTTCCCTAGTTCTTTCCTGTAGTATCACAAGTTAGCTATTAGTTCTTCAGGAGTTTCTGTagtttcctattttctttccagtaggAGAAGTTTCTTGCCAAACTTAATGTGGATACAATTCTTGAAAATCTGCATCTGAAGCTACCTATGAATAACAAATTACTTTCCCATGAGTATCTTCACAAGAGAAAACCAAAAGTTCCACTCAAAACCTTCCtgtcttttaatgtttttaattgaataGCCGTTGTTATAGATTTGTAAGAAGCCTGCGTAGTCTCTACCTAGTGGGCTGGAAGTGATCACTAGGTCTGGTGTGCAGTGTACTGTACTCAAAGCAATTTTGTCAGGGGGCAAGTGATACAATGATGGCCAAGGTGAAGTGAAAGCTCCAGGAGCCTGTTGACATCAGTAATGTCCCAATATAGTAcaattttctcccttccctcaaACCGCCGGGTTTGAGCTTAGGGTTTGcctgagaaaaagcaaacccaACCCTAAAACTTGtagagaaaataggaaaaagagaCACATTCCTTTTCTTAATGAATATTATGTAGTTCTTCCTTCagcaaagataaaagaaataaaaactcaaaccaaagaaaatacagtttgtcttttcagctttaatctttattttatgtttgcTTCTCCAAAGTTTTTCAGTTACTTAAATATACAGTTAAATTCCTAACAATTCCTCTAAATATAACAAGATGAATTTGCTTTCCcgtgtttttttaaaactcgTATTATTGAttgttaaatatgaaaataacttCTCTTCTTTGGTGATCTGTAGTTAATCACGCTGTCAtgattttcctgaaaatgacTGTAGCCATAGTGTTGTCCTTGCAAACATTGCCCTAAAGAAAATGGTATAAATCCTCTAGAATGAAATGCAAACTTGGCATGGCCAAAATCTAAAATTCTCAAAGAAGCTGCAGCATGTATGGCACTAGCTGAAGAAAGCAGTCAGTTTTGTCTGTcttcagagagagagagctggAACAGTGCAAGGAAATTCCATTCCCCAATATACTGAGTGTTTCTAAATGTAACTGGGTATGATCTGAAGAAATCAATTCACACTGAAATCTTCTTATTGAAACTATGAACATTAACCATATGTGAGTATTTTGCAGGAtgttattctttaaaaaatcgTGGAAATACTCTGAAATGctcaaactgaaatttaaatgtttctgaaaaagtgaTACTGGAAGGAGCCTGTTCTTGACCTATTCCATTTCAttatagaaatgaaaactgtaaagGACCTTGAAAGTCTCATGTAGGGCTACAAACACAGCCCTGCAAAGAGAGGGAATTTCCGTAGACTTGCAATTAGTGTATGTGAACAAgcttccctttttctttataGCACATCACATCAGCTATGGGCATCCTGGAATGGGATGTCATACTGGGCTGAATAAATAGATCTAGCAGAGAAGCTTGATACGCAGAATCAGTATGTTAGATAGAAGGAATCCAGTATCCTTACTAAGAATTAACTTTAGGTACTCTGAAAtcagaagggggaaaaatgtgTTAGCACAGATGAGATTTGTCACATATCTTTCAGTGGATAGAATGACTGAGGTGTTGTTCAATTGTGTGAGCATTTTTATGCTCTGTGTTTTACCTTCATGTAGGACAATGTAGGCACAATAAGAATTCCTCTAGGTGTTTGTCTTCTGGACTCGCAGTGTTGAATGTAAAcatacttcaggaaaaaaaaaccttcatagGCACTTAAGAAGAGATTCCTCCCGAAAGTCCTCCATATAACTCGTAAAGTGTCCTTCCAGTGTTGTGTTAAAACTACAGGATTGCTGATAATCCATcctaatgtttttaaaatttgaatctTCATAGTTGAATCTTACAGTTCCTTAGAATTTTTGTGATTTAGTGCAATAGATTCATTTTATgtaggagcagcagcagaagttgtTGGTTAGCGTATGAAGGAGGAAGAGATAATATTCTGTATTCAGATATAAGTAAGGAGTTGGTGGTTAGAGAGAATACTTgatgcaaaaccaaaacagaatgaaagccCAGAACCTTGAATGAGGTGAGAACTGTTCATTGGAAGAGAGAATTCAGGATGTATGGAAGAATCAGAACTGACATTAAACCCTTAACGggaggcaggaggctgctggcacTGGACCAGTACACGGATCGATCGTTCAGAAACTGAGCAGGCCGAAAATTTTCAGACATGAATGTCGAGTTATTCGCTCCAAAGTGAACTGTTGAGAACTGGGAAACCTGCAGAtattggggaaaataaaaagattgtaaaattctttttttttctgtgaatcacTGGAAATTGTAACGATTTATAGCTGCAGTGCCATATTCTGTGGCATTGTTTTGATCTGTATGGATGCACTGAACCTTACAGGAAACATTGTGATGGAGGCTACTGCCGGCGGTCACCCACTGATTTCAGTCTCGGAAATCACATGGGCTTCCTGTGCGAGCTGAATGCTTTTTGTCCAGCCCAAGGACTTGGTTAGATCAGGCTTTGTGACACGCACATCCTGTCCTTGTGTGTCACGTCACAGTGACACAACGTAAGAGGGCTAGGTTTATGTGCCtgatttctttgtttacttAGAAGTTGGCACAGGAGTGAGATACTCACTCCTTTGTGCTGTGCTACGTATGCCTTGCTCTGAATAAAATGATGGAGTATGCTacaaataacaaacaaaaataaagctgctgACTCTTGCCCAACTAGTACTGCTGAGATTCTATTCCAGGACATCTTAATTGTTTTAATCATATACTCTGTCAGTTGAACAGTGTGTGTTTTAGAGACAGTCGCGACTCGGTCTCCTGTTCCTCTTTGTTGAGAGTTGATTTAACAGAGCTATAAAGTGATGCTGTCAATACTGGCATTAGGAGAGTGTATAGATTTAGCCTAATGCCAAGCAACATAAGTCTGTCCTAGCAACAAAACCTTGGAAACTGTTCTGCaacagagggcagtgggcatagcaggctccccagggcaaggggcacagccctgagctgctggagctcgAGGagcaggtcccttccagctgggAATATTCTTCGTTgttctattctgtgattccataagCAGTGAAACAGCTAACAGGCCTGGGTTAAATCATATGAGTGAGCAGGCAGGCAAAATCACGGTAAGCAGATTGTTCAGAGCATCCCTCTGTGATTTACCTGGGATAAACTGAGTTGAATTGGCTTCTCAAACACTGTCCAGATGACAGTCTCGTGGCAGTCAGGAGTGGTGAGGGAGCCCTCGTACCGATAGTACTTTTCAAGTTCGTATTCCGGTGGGAGAAGAGAATTCAGTGGCAAAGGCTCCATCTGTAATGATGAGCCTAGGCAAACCAGgaagaaatattgtttttaacaaGCACAGCTGACGGTGTTGTTCATACATGTCTTCAAATGCACCTGCAGCTAATGGCTGTGTAAATCCTTGTCCCTGTGTGCTCTCCCCAGGCTCGCTGGGACAGCTGCACTGCATTGCTTGTGAAATCCATGACCACCACCTGCAGAATCCCACAGAGCTCAAAATATGAACACCtctcttgtttaaaaaaaaaaaaacacaaacatttgtCTCTGTTGAAATGttctctgcatgtttttcttttcactttgcttcATTCTGTAGAAGCAGAAATACTCATTCTGGTGCTTGGGTGTTCTTCATCTGCAGATACAGAGAACTAGATTTTCTCCCACCTGCAATGCTCTGAGTACTTGACAAACTAACCTTTATCCTTTGCCTTTGAATTTTCAGTAACAATCTCTGCTATAACCAAAACAGGATTGGACCTTGAATTACCTTGTAGAATGTGAGCTCAAAGTAAATAGATGTTTATTGAACAAGCCAAGTATCTTACCTTTGACTGCAATATTATCTAATTCACTTATTAGAGTTGCatagttttgattttcttcaccaatctgaaatggaaagattTTTATTCCAGATCATGTATTCCTCAGCAAGtggttattttaaatgaattgtgAAAGAAATAGTCAAGAACCACAAAGgtaacagcagcaaacagaataTACAAAAAGATAAAGGAGCTATGTTCTGGCACTGCACGTCCATGGGATTTTGGAAGGTTTAGGTCTTGGAATAATGTAACATTGATGCAGTGGTACATGGCCAACTTGCCATTAGATTTGAGATAAAGAATTAGAATTTGGCCACCTACCTGTATAAAGAATGCTAGCACAGCTATACCATCTGCAAAGTTCTTTGCATCTGCTAAATCCAAAGCATCTTCTCTTATGTGGACAATATGAAGCTGTAACAAAATAGTTAAGGCCAATTATGtgcttgttttcctctgcagttaGTGGTTTTAAGTGTAGCCTGGCAGCTTCTCTGCACTCTGGCTGTAGTAGAACAAGAGCTCCTTCCCCACCCACGTCTCAGAAGGTGAAATGCTCTGTGGACTGCAGCAGCCCTTGATTTTCAGCCTGTGCAGTGGAACAGTTAAACTTTTACTTTGTGTTTGATGGTGAGTGGTGGTGTCCTTCTACCAACCCAAGTGTACTGGCACTGGCAACTTGCCTTGACTTGgagaggattttatttttctcaggtGTATAGGTCAGTTCATTGTTGCAGTCCCAGAAATGAGTATACAGTCAGAATAAACAGTATGAGAGTGTAATCAGACTGTACAGACTTGGAAATAGTTCTCCTCCCAAAAAGCTGCGTAACTCCAGATTTGCTATCTTTACTTTGCCCTTGCTTTGTAAACTCAGTACGTTTTCCTTGGTGTTCTGATTAGTGAGCAATGTGTCACTGGTTCTTTATTTCCACTTATTGGTGATTCATAGGAAAACTGTCCAATACTTTTCATCTAATGGTGTTGTAAAAATACAGAGCACTCTAATTATGGCCCAAATTCACTGGCAGTCCCACCTACCTCCATAGCTTGTTTTTCTCCATCTATGCTGTGCTCTGACCCAGGAAAGTAGAGCTGTGCATCTTGGACTCCCCAGTGCAGATGAAATTCCACCGCCTTGTATTTTCTTATCAGACCTCCACCTCCAATTTTAGGGTTTGTGCTCAATGTTACTTTAActgaggaaaatgaataaatagtttttaaaatgttcatatCATACATTAATACACCAGAGAAATTGAAGTTTACCCTAAAGTTCAGGTTTGGTTTTTCATACCAAATGTTCCACAAGTTCAATTCTTCAGAAACTGAATTCTTAAAACATGCTAGAGATAAATTTGAGATGAAAAGGAGGAATATCATAGCCCACTTTCTGGTAGTATGGGACACCATTTGAGTGTTCCTCATCTATGGCACAGCTCCTGGATCTTCTGTTCCCTTTTCTACCTAGGATTTGCTCTGTGAGCCTGAATGGCTCGTTTATCCTCTTAATTGCTAGAGAAGTGAGTTACCCATGACTTCATCTGcagatgtaagaaaataaatttgatgaGCACTGCTGTAGACTATTCCGGGGAAGTGTTTTATAGACTTTTATGGCTTTCATTTGTTTATCCTTTGGAGAGTTATCAGTTGCATTTTGAAGAAAGGAAGTAATAGATTGTCTTCTCTTGATTGCATAGGGGATGGTTCACTGCCATTGCAACTCAGGAATTAGAGATGCATATCCCATTTGGTAGATCTTGTGCTTCTTCACAGTGCCCTCCATCAGTGTGCACAAACTTCTCTGCACTGTAACGTCTATTTTAGACAGGGTTTAAAGACACTAAACTGTATCtgattctgttttaatttagaTTAGTGCTACTACTTAAGACAAAGCATTATGTCATTCCATCTATTTAATGTGAGGATCAGTCctctgtgaacagcaaaataaaattttcccagaaaatatattttctatctGTAAATCACCATCACATGTGTAAAGCACACTGTGTGCTTGAGGCATCTAGTACATGCTTAGAAACGTGGCTTACTTAGGTCTCTACATTAAGCCCaggacttttatttttccataagGAAGATGGTTTTGGCGTGGATTAAAGCCCTGGAGATTTCACTTCAGTTCTGAATTCCAAATGAACTGGAAGTTTCTGTGAGTCACTTagttactttgcttttttatcttTAAGTGGATGTTACTGTATCTTTGTTGGCTTGGTTTGTTTAGACTGTAGGACCTTTGAGACACTGACCTTTACTGTCTGCACATCACTGAACATAATGATAGTCTAATCTCACGTAGAGCTTTTAATTGCTGCTGTAATTTAAGCAATAGCAGTTTCAGTGTTGTTCTCATTGTAGCACAGAGATTGGTTgcacacaaaggaaagaaattttaaaagcccAGATGAAAACTCTAattcttttgcttgtttggaaACAATGAAGGTTCTGAACAATCGTTACGAATATTAATTTTTGTGTAAAAGACATTACTGTGCACAGTGACTGTAATATGGAGACTCTAAAATGTCATCCTGTAATATGAAATTTGTTAATCTGTATATTAGTGAAGAATCAGTCATGgatttttcttacatttgtcAAAATACTGACCTTCTGAATGAGAAGCTGTGAAAATCGATCCAGCTCTCTATGTACTACCTCTCCATTTTAATTTAGGAATGTATTTTGCACTTACAGCTTCCTCTTTTGAAAATTTGGCCATTAAAAGAACACAGCTAAGATTTCAAGAATACCTACatgtaacttttaaaaattatatctCGTTGCATTTTTTAGTAGTAAGTTAGCATAATATGGCTGAAGAGTCATCGTTACTATTGCCtggagtgaaaagaaaaaagtgaatcAGTGTTGAATTTCTCTTCGTGTGTTTATGGCTTATTGAGTTACTGTTCACAGACTCACTGTTTACTGAGTCAGTAAATAGCTGGTCAACAGCCCCACATTGTATTACTTCCTCATTTGAAAAAAGCAGGTTGAAATCTGAAAGGATTTCTGCTAGTTATTTACAGAACTAGCAAGACACACGCATCGCAAGCCAAGTGGTTGAATGAGTTTCCCAGGTTGTATTCTTTAGCAGAATTCTTCCTTACGCAGAAGTAGGTGTCAGAAATGAAGGATAGAAGATTATTCAGCAAATCTTACTTACCTCTGCAAAAACTATTGCCCCTGTGCCCACCT includes the following:
- the CA4 gene encoding carbonic anhydrase 4, whose protein sequence is MELLFLVLFSLHILKIETVAGQHWCYLSQKKEQPNCEDPRLWHTVNSNCKGIKQSPINIVTKNVIYDESLTPLHFVDYDVKGSSQWKIANNGHTVKVTLSTNPKIGGGGLIRKYKAVEFHLHWGVQDAQLYFPGSEHSIDGEKQAMELHIVHIREDALDLADAKNFADGIAVLAFFIQIGEENQNYATLISELDNIAVKGSSLQMEPLPLNSLLPPEYELEKYYRYEGSLTTPDCHETVIWTVFEKPIQLSLSQVSQFSTVHFGANNSTFMSENFRPAQFLNDRSVYWSSASSLLPPVKGLMSVLILPYILNSLFQ